Sequence from the Ochrobactrum vermis genome:
GATGCCGTAATCCCGTTGTGAGGGAGGCAGGACGGAAATATCCCGCCCCGCCTGCCGAATGCTGCCACGCGTTTGCAGATCCAATCCGGCAATCGCCCGCAGAAGCGTGGTCTTGCCGCATCCTGAAGGGCCGAGAAAGCAGATGAACTCACCTTCGCCTATTTCAAGATTGATGTCTTTCAGAGCATGAAAGTCCCCAAAATTTTTCCATAGGCCTTCAATCTGAAGGTAATCCTTGCGAACTGGATGTGCGGGAGCGACTGAATATAACGTGTCGTTAAACGGCACTGACTCCGAAGCGGTATCGTTGTTCACACTTAAATTCCTCTGGATGAGCATATGTTTCTCCCATGCGGATCTGGCAGTGCACAGTTTGCGCCGCGGTGAAGCGTTTAGCCGGCTTCACGTATTGCGCGACGCAAATCGACTTTCGTTTCTGCAGAAAGTGCTTCAGCCTTTGGATTCGGACTTGGAATCGTAGCGTTTCGTCCACTCATCCAGAATTGCCTTCCGATTATTGGCAGCCCATTCCAGATTGTTGTCGATCATCTTCGACTTGAGATCGGACGGAATATGCTCCACCGGCTTGGCAACGCTTGGCAGGGCCACCACCGCGAAGCTCTGGTTGAGTGCTTCCATCGCATTGGTGGTCAGCGTCCAGTCCATGAGAGTCTGGGCAGCCTCCAGATTGGGCGTGCCGGCCATGATCGCTACCGCTTCCGACTCCCAGCCAGACCCTTCTTCCGGGAAAATAATATCGATCGGTGCGCCCGCCTTCTTGACCTGCGATGCCGGGAATTCAAACGAAATGCCAATCGGTATTTCGCCGGCTCCTGCCATCTTGCAAGGTTTCGAGCCGGAATGGGTATAATTGGCAATATTGGCGTGAAGGGCGTCCATGAAACTCCACCCTTTCTCCTCGCCAAACAGTTGCAGCCAGGACGATACATCAAGGAAACCGGTTCCCGATGAAGCAGGGTTCGGCATCACCACATGCCCTTTATATTCCGGCTTGGTCAGGTCCGCCCAGCTCTTCGGCGGTTTCAGTCCGAGCTTTTCCGCCTCAACCGTATTGAAGCAGACGGCGGCGACATAAGCGTCGAGCCCGATCCAGCTCGTCGGGCGATCCTTGTCCACGAAACGTGGATCAAGCTTGTCGACCTCCTTCGGCGTATAAGGCTCCAGCATTCCTTCGCTTTTCAGAACCAGCAATGACGTGGCGGCAATCCCCCAGATGATATCGGCCTTGGGATTGTTTTTTTCCGCCAGCAACTTGGCGGTCATCACACCGGTGGAATCGCGCACCCAGTTGATCTTGATATCCGGATGGTCCTTGTTGAAAGCGTCGGCAAAACGCTGCAGATCGACAGCCTCGAACGCAGTATAGACAGTCAGTTCCGACTGTTGAGCCTGCGCACCGTAGGGCAAGCTCAGGGCAGTCACGAGCGATAATATGAAAGCACCTTGTTTCAGCATGTGAAATTTCCCCATTTTGAGCCTTTGGCGGCTTAGTTTTATGTTCCCTGTCTGATGAATCTCAGACTTTTTCATCTTTTTGAGCAGTATAGTGTGGAGTCAGGTTGAATAAGTAAAATCTATTTATCTTATGAATTCCAAGGCAGAACTTATAGCAGACGATGAGAGCGTATCCTGAAGTTCGTGAAACGGTTTCGGATAAGATGCGCGTCAAAACACACAATTGGAGCGCCGATCTCATTCAATCAGATCGAAACGCGTTCTAGGTGACCGTGAGAATTGCTCCTTCTATGATATCCAGGGCTTGATCCAACTCAGCTCGGGTAATGATCAGCGGCGGCGAAAGCGTCAGCACATTGCCCTGGCTGATCTTGAAGCTGACGCCGCCGTCGAGGCAGCGATAGTAGACGGCTTCCGCCATTGCATTGTCGGGTGTCCGTGTGTCGCGGTCCATCACCAGCTCCACACCAAACAACAATCCCCGCCCGCGCACATCCCCGACACGAGGACACCGCGCTTGAAGTGCGCGCAAACGGCCGATCGCATAAGCGCCAAGCTCTGCCGCGCGCTCCACCAGGCCCTCCTGTTCAATGATCTCAATTGTCATGAGCGCCGCGCGGGCCGTGACCGGATTTTTCTCGTGCGTATAATGACCGATCGCATAGTCGCCGCAGACATCGAGATCGCGACGAACGATGGTGCTGGCGATAGGAAGCAACCCTCCGCCCAGTGACTTGCCAAGAACAATCATGTCAGGCGTAACGCCGTCATGATCCGACGCGAAGAACTTGCCCGTCTTGCCCAACCCGGTCGGTATTTCGTCGAAGATCAGCAAGGTTCCGTGCCGGTCGCAAGCCTCGCGCACCTTTTTCCAGAAACCCGGTGGTGGCGGATAGGGCGTTGCACGCATCGGTTCGGCGACGACAGCCGCAATATCGCCTTCTCGCTCCAGCACAAACGACACAACATCGGCGCAGGCGATACCGCAACTATCCGGGCTCTTGTGCTTGTAGTGACAGCGATAGCAGGCAAAAGGCGGCACATGCTCCGTTCCCGGCAGCAGCGGCCCGGCAATACCGGACCGGAATGTCGCCTCGCCGCCGACCGAAGATGCGCCAAAGCCCGCACCATGAAAAGCATCCCAGAAAGACAATGTCTTGAAACGTCCCGTGGCGGCGCGCGCGACCTTCAGGGCGACTTCGATGGCATCCGAACCTCCCGTCGTGAACAGCACCTTGTCCAGATTGCCGGGGGCAAGAGTGGCCAGCTTTTCGGCGAGCAGCACGGCAGTCTCACAGGTGAAGCGACGCGGCGCAAAGCAAAGCTCGTCCATCTGCTTCTTCACGGCTTCAATCAGACGTGGATGCGCATAGCCGATGTGATGAGCGCTATTGCCATGAAAATCCATGAAGCGCCGCCCGTTGGCATCCTCGATCCAGATGCCTTGCGCCCTGACAATTGCCGTCAGACATGGGCTGGACAGGCTTTGATGCAGGAAAATATCTGCGTCGCGGTTCAAAAGCTGCTGCATGGCTGAACTGTTCGTCTGCTCTTGCCAGCGCTGGCGGGCCTCCGAGCGATTGGATTCGCCTTCCGTATGCACCGCCAGTTTCATCAGCGTCTCTTCCCCCGATGCTTCAGCCTTCGTGTTTTCCCGCCTGCGCTTCCCCTATGCTTCCCCTTATGTTTCCCACGGCAGCGAGAACGTCTTGACGTTGGTAAAGCTCTTCATGGCTTCGATTACACCTTCCTTGTAACCGTTGCCGGAATCCTTGATGCCACCGAACGGAGACATTTCGATCCGATATCCCGGAACTTCCCAGATATTGACGGTGCCGACTTTCAAACCCCGGATGTATTTCTGCATGCGGCGGTAATCATTGGTGCAAACGCCGGACGACAGGCCAAAATCCGTTGAATTCGACAAAGCGATCAACGCATCGTCATCTTCCGGTGCGCGGATGATCGGAATGACGGGGCCGAAGGTTTCCTGCATGACCAATTCCGAACCATGGGGAACTTCATCCACAACGATCGGCGGCAACAATGCGCCTTGTCTGCCGGGGTCATAGAGTACCTTTGCTCCCTGTTCGGCAGCCGAATAAACAAGCTGCTCGAAGCGAGCCGCAGCCTGTTCGTGCACGACTGTGCCAAGCTCCGTCTGCGGGTCCATCGGATCGCCGAAGCGGATTTTCTTCGCCCGTTCCAGAACCATCGGCACGAAACGGTCCGCGACACTGCCCTGACATAGAATTCGTTTCACCGCCGTGCAGCGCTGGCCGGAATTTTTGGTCGCGCCGGCAACTGCCAGATCGGCGGCCTTGGCCAGATCATCGTCGCTCAGATCGTTGAGAATGATGAGAGGGTCGTTGCCGCCAAGCTCCAACACCATCCGCTTGTAGCCCCCGGTACGGGCAATCATCTTGCCCACCGGAACGCCGCCGGTAAAGGTGATGAGGTCGATATCGGGGTTCGTAATCATTTCCAGCCCGATATCGTTGGGCAGGCCGGTGACGACCGACAGCATTTGCGGCGGCAAGCCGGCCTCATATATGATGTCGCACAACAGCAGAGCCGTCATCGGTGTCAGTTCGGTCGGTTTCACCACGACGCAATTGTTCGTGGCAATTGCGGGCGCAACCTTATGAGCCACCATATTCAGCGGATGATTGAATGGTGTGATCGCAGAGATTGCCTGCAACGGTTCGCGAGTGGTGAAAATCTTGCGCGCCTTGCCGTGCGGCGTCAGATCGCAAGAGAAGATTTCACCGTCATCATGCAGGCACATCTGTCCCGAAAGGGTGAAAACGTCGTAAGCGCGCCCGACTTCGTAATAGGCATCCATCTTGGAAATGCCGAGCTCCGAGGTAATCAGGCTGGCCATTTCTTCCTTGCGCTCAACCAGCAATTCGGCAGTGCGCAACAGAATTTTCTGCCGTTCATATCGGGTGAGCTTCGATTGGTAGGACGCTGCAATCCTGAAGGCTTCGCGCGCATGCTCGGCCCGACCTGCGGGAACGGTGCCGATCACCGCATTCGTATAGGGATAATGGACATCGAATGTCGTATCGGCGTCCACCTTGCGGCCAGCGATGCGCATCGGCTCGTGTCGTGTCTTGATCTGTGTTTCAGGCTTGACCATGGCGTGTTCCTTCATCTGCCTTTGGAGTATCACGCGTGCGCAGCCGCAGTGACAGCGTAAAAGAATGCATCGAAGTTTCGCAGAACCGGCGCATTCGGCAGGTCCGGCATCTGCCGGTTGACGATGAACGGCACTTCCTGTTCCGTCAGTCCGCCATGCGAACGCAAGGGTTCGTTGAGCGCAGCCAGATCATGTCGATGCTCGCTGGTACCGATGGCCTTGTTGACGGTCGAAACCAGAACAATGTCACCAATACGGTCAGCGGGCAGTTCGAAGCGCTCAGCAGCAGCCGGATTATCCAGCACGACATCTATGCCTTCAATCCCTGCAAGACGTTTCATGATATCGGCAATATCCGTGCCTTCAGGCAGATAGGCGGTAGCGAAAGAACCGAGCGCACCATGGTGGACGACATAGGGATCGGTGATCGGCAGGATAACCCGGGCGGCATCCTTGCCAAGCCATTCGTCAAGAATATCCTGAACATAAACCACATCTGGCGAACCATCGGCCTTGTGCTTCGGCTTCATGCCGTGATCGGCCGTCACCACAATAGCAGCACCAAGCGCGTCGAGTTCGGTCAGATATTTGTCGAACATTTCGTAGAATGCGTTGGCTTGCGGAGTGCCAGGCGCATATTTGTGCTGCACATAGTCCGTCGTGGTGAGGTACATCACATCCGGGCGAAATGTCTGCAGCAGCTTCACGCCAGCAGCAAAGACGAACTCCGACAACTCGGCCGAATAGACTTCCGGCACGGGCATATCCAGCCATTTCGAAGCATTGTCGATACCATTTTCCGCCTTGGTCGTCGTATCCGAGCGTTCTGCCGAAAAGCAGACGGCACGTTCATCGTCGAACTGCAATCCCGCCCCCAAAAGAGCGCGCAGCTTGTCCTTCGCGGTCACGACCGCAACTTTGGCACCGGCATCGTAAAAGCCTTTGAAGATGGTCGGTGCGCGGAGGAAACGCACGTCGTTCATCATCACTTCCGTCCCGGTCTCGCGATCATAGAGATAGTTGCCGCAAATCCCGTGCACAGCCGGCGGGCGTCCGGTCGCGATGGATAGATTGTTCGGGTTGGTAAAGCTTGGGATAACGCTGTGAGCGGTGCGTACACTGCCAGTCTGCTTGATCCGCTTCAATGTCGGCATGAGCCCGGCAGCTATTGCTTCATCCAGATAGGCTGGTTCGCAACCGTCGAGACAGATAGCGATCGCCGGGGCCTTGGGCCAGCTATAGTCGCGGTCGTTCACCGTAACAGTCAGATTGGTCATCTTGTTCACGTGGATATCCTTTGCGGGCCGGGTCCGAACCCGTTTGTGTTCCAAAATCTATGCGGCGAGTTTCGCTCTTTCATCGAGAGCCGCTGCCGGCGGCACAGCCGTGTCGACACCCATGGCATCAAGGGTTTCCCGTGCGGCGGCAACAACCTTGCGCATGACAGCCGCATCCATCCGGCCGATGCAGCCGATGCGGAAACTTTCGACGACCGTCAGTTTTCCGGGATAGATGATGAACCCCTTGTTTTTCATCAGTTCATAGAACCTGTTGAACTCGAAATTCGGGTGGGCCGGTGTGAAGAACGTCACAATAATCGGCGACAGCCAACGGTCGCGCAGCAGGGTTTCAAAACCGAGCTCGCGCATTCCTGCAACCATGACATCACGATTTTCGGTGTAGCGCGCAAGTCGGCCCTTCGCGCCGCCTTCCACCTCATGCATGCGCAGCGCTTCCATGAAGGCGGCAACGACATGGGTTGGCGGTGTATAGCGCCATTGGCCGGTCTTGTTCATCGCGATCCATTGCGCATGAATATCGAGCGACAGGGAGTGGCAATTGCCCTTGGAAGCCTCCAGCTCGCTCGTTCGGGCAATCACGAAACCGAAACCCGGCACCCCTTCAATGCATTTATTGGCAGAGGAAACCATCGCTTCATAACGGATGGTGCCGACGCTGAGATCGATCGCACCGAAAGCACTCATCGAATCCACCAGCAATTTGCGACCACGCGCATAAACCACTTCGGAAATTTCGTCGACCGGATTGAGGATGCCTGAACTCGTTTCGCAATGCACGACGATCACATGCGTGATGGCAGGATCTGCATCGAGAGCAGCGGCCACTTCATCGCCGCGCGGAGGCAGATAATCACCTTTGTCGATTATGCTGTAAGGTCGCCCCAGATATTCCAGCGTCTGCGCGATCCGCTGACCATAGGCGCCATTGATCAGAACCAGGATCTTGCCGTCTCGTGACAGGAACGTGCCCAACATCGCTTCAACCGCGAATGAACCACTTCCCTGGATCGGAACGCAATCGAACTCGCCCTTCCGGTCTCCGGCAATTTCCAGCAGACGCTGGCGCATTTCCGCCGTCATGCCACGAAAATCACCGTCCCATGAGCCCCAGTCTCGCAGCATTGCCTGCTTGACTTCGGTGGCGGTCGTCAACGGTCCCGGCGTCAGGAGATATGGCTCACCCAGAACTGGGGGATCAAATCGGGGCGCAATGACTTTGTTGTATTCCACCATTTATGTCCTCCACACAGTCTTTCGATTAAACCTGTTAAAATGGTTGGACATAGATTGTGATTTAGTGGTCTATTTGTAAAATCGTTCTTTCAGATCATTCCATAAATTTTACTTATGATTAAATTTCCATGTTTAAAGGCTACAGTCACTACGATGCAAGAGCGTATCCCAAAAGTGTGAAACGGTTTTCGGGATACGCGTAAAAACAAATAATTAGAGCATTACCAACGATTCAGTTTAAATTGGAAATGCTCCAATCAAATGTTGCGGTCATCGAACTGCTCACCAACAGAAGCATAATTTGCGTGCAAGGGTAGTCATTCAGTTGGGCTTGACCGACAACCAGTTTGTGACTG
This genomic interval carries:
- a CDS encoding putative 2-aminoethylphosphonate ABC transporter substrate-binding protein — translated: MLKQGAFILSLVTALSLPYGAQAQQSELTVYTAFEAVDLQRFADAFNKDHPDIKINWVRDSTGVMTAKLLAEKNNPKADIIWGIAATSLLVLKSEGMLEPYTPKEVDKLDPRFVDKDRPTSWIGLDAYVAAVCFNTVEAEKLGLKPPKSWADLTKPEYKGHVVMPNPASSGTGFLDVSSWLQLFGEEKGWSFMDALHANIANYTHSGSKPCKMAGAGEIPIGISFEFPASQVKKAGAPIDIIFPEEGSGWESEAVAIMAGTPNLEAAQTLMDWTLTTNAMEALNQSFAVVALPSVAKPVEHIPSDLKSKMIDNNLEWAANNRKAILDEWTKRYDSKSESKG
- the pbfA gene encoding (R)-1-hydroxy-2-aminoethylphosphonate ammonia-lyase, with the translated sequence MKLAVHTEGESNRSEARQRWQEQTNSSAMQQLLNRDADIFLHQSLSSPCLTAIVRAQGIWIEDANGRRFMDFHGNSAHHIGYAHPRLIEAVKKQMDELCFAPRRFTCETAVLLAEKLATLAPGNLDKVLFTTGGSDAIEVALKVARAATGRFKTLSFWDAFHGAGFGASSVGGEATFRSGIAGPLLPGTEHVPPFACYRCHYKHKSPDSCGIACADVVSFVLEREGDIAAVVAEPMRATPYPPPPGFWKKVREACDRHGTLLIFDEIPTGLGKTGKFFASDHDGVTPDMIVLGKSLGGGLLPIASTIVRRDLDVCGDYAIGHYTHEKNPVTARAALMTIEIIEQEGLVERAAELGAYAIGRLRALQARCPRVGDVRGRGLLFGVELVMDRDTRTPDNAMAEAVYYRCLDGGVSFKISQGNVLTLSPPLIITRAELDQALDIIEGAILTVT
- the phnY gene encoding phosphonoacetaldehyde dehydrogenase encodes the protein MVKPETQIKTRHEPMRIAGRKVDADTTFDVHYPYTNAVIGTVPAGRAEHAREAFRIAASYQSKLTRYERQKILLRTAELLVERKEEMASLITSELGISKMDAYYEVGRAYDVFTLSGQMCLHDDGEIFSCDLTPHGKARKIFTTREPLQAISAITPFNHPLNMVAHKVAPAIATNNCVVVKPTELTPMTALLLCDIIYEAGLPPQMLSVVTGLPNDIGLEMITNPDIDLITFTGGVPVGKMIARTGGYKRMVLELGGNDPLIILNDLSDDDLAKAADLAVAGATKNSGQRCTAVKRILCQGSVADRFVPMVLERAKKIRFGDPMDPQTELGTVVHEQAAARFEQLVYSAAEQGAKVLYDPGRQGALLPPIVVDEVPHGSELVMQETFGPVIPIIRAPEDDDALIALSNSTDFGLSSGVCTNDYRRMQKYIRGLKVGTVNIWEVPGYRIEMSPFGGIKDSGNGYKEGVIEAMKSFTNVKTFSLPWET
- the phnA gene encoding phosphonoacetate hydrolase, encoding MTNLTVTVNDRDYSWPKAPAIAICLDGCEPAYLDEAIAAGLMPTLKRIKQTGSVRTAHSVIPSFTNPNNLSIATGRPPAVHGICGNYLYDRETGTEVMMNDVRFLRAPTIFKGFYDAGAKVAVVTAKDKLRALLGAGLQFDDERAVCFSAERSDTTTKAENGIDNASKWLDMPVPEVYSAELSEFVFAAGVKLLQTFRPDVMYLTTTDYVQHKYAPGTPQANAFYEMFDKYLTELDALGAAIVVTADHGMKPKHKADGSPDVVYVQDILDEWLGKDAARVILPITDPYVVHHGALGSFATAYLPEGTDIADIMKRLAGIEGIDVVLDNPAAAERFELPADRIGDIVLVSTVNKAIGTSEHRHDLAALNEPLRSHGGLTEQEVPFIVNRQMPDLPNAPVLRNFDAFFYAVTAAAHA
- a CDS encoding 2-aminoethylphosphonate--pyruvate transaminase — its product is MVEYNKVIAPRFDPPVLGEPYLLTPGPLTTATEVKQAMLRDWGSWDGDFRGMTAEMRQRLLEIAGDRKGEFDCVPIQGSGSFAVEAMLGTFLSRDGKILVLINGAYGQRIAQTLEYLGRPYSIIDKGDYLPPRGDEVAAALDADPAITHVIVVHCETSSGILNPVDEISEVVYARGRKLLVDSMSAFGAIDLSVGTIRYEAMVSSANKCIEGVPGFGFVIARTSELEASKGNCHSLSLDIHAQWIAMNKTGQWRYTPPTHVVAAFMEALRMHEVEGGAKGRLARYTENRDVMVAGMRELGFETLLRDRWLSPIIVTFFTPAHPNFEFNRFYELMKNKGFIIYPGKLTVVESFRIGCIGRMDAAVMRKVVAAARETLDAMGVDTAVPPAAALDERAKLAA